In one window of Helianthus annuus cultivar XRQ/B chromosome 17, HanXRQr2.0-SUNRISE, whole genome shotgun sequence DNA:
- the LOC110920593 gene encoding ras-related protein RABA1f, with protein MGAYRADDDYDYLFKVVLIGDSGVGKSNLLSRFTRNEFSLESKSTIGVEFATRSIRVDDKVVKAQIWDTAGQERYRAITSAYYRGAVGALLVYDVTRHVTFENVERWLKELRDHTDSNIVIMLVGNKADLRHLRAVQSEDATSFAEKEHTYFMETSALESLNVENAFTEVLTQIYHIVSRKALDAGDDQATLPKGQTINVGGKDDVSAVKKAGCCSS; from the exons ATGGGTGCGTACAGAGCAGACGATGATTACGATTACCTCTTCAAGGTAGTCCTCATCGGTGATTCCGGAGTGGGTAAATCCAATCTCCTCTCCAGATTCACTCGCAACGAGTTCAGTCTCGAGTCCAAATCCACCATCGGCGTTGAATTCGCCACTCGCAGCATCCGTGTCGATGATAAAGTTGTTAAGGCTCAGATTTGGGACACTGCTGGCCAGGAAAG GTACCGCGCAATTACAAGCGCATACTACCGAGGTGCAGTTGGTGCACTGCTAGTGTATGATGTCACACGCCATGTCACCTTTGAGAATGTAGAGAGATGGTTAAAGGAGCTTCGTGATCATACAGATTCCAACATTGTTATCATGCTCGTGGGTAATAAAGCCGATCTACGCCACTTACGAGCTGTCCAGTCTGAAGATGCCACATCATTTGCTGAAAAAGAACACACTTACTTCATGGAAACCTCTGCACTTGAATCCTTGAATGTAGAAAATGCATTCACTGAAGTTCTTACTCAAATTTATCATATTGTAAGCAGAAAAGCGCTCGATGCTGGTGATGATCAGGCCACGTTGCCAAAAGGGCAGACAATTAATGTTGGCGGGAAGGATGACGTGTCAGCAGTGAAGAAAGCCGGATGCTGTTCTTCTTAG